One stretch of Euphorbia lathyris chromosome 7, ddEupLath1.1, whole genome shotgun sequence DNA includes these proteins:
- the LOC136236024 gene encoding 2,3-bisphosphoglycerate-dependent phosphoglycerate mutase 1-like, with translation MASAVFHQALGTLQSNQQLHNSGLRQEFGIASVKSVSKCLNNDFRLSTSRTEKKRNIRLVRASSSQTSVVDPVSSSPSNGSTNELKKKSEAALILVRHGESLWNEKNLFTGCVDVPLTKKGVEEAIEAGKRISNIPVDMIYTSSLIRAQMTAMLAMTQHRRKKVPIVLHSENEQATKWSQIYSEETQKQSIPVVTAWQLNERMYGELQGLNKQETADRFGKEKVHEWRRSYDIPPPNGESLEMCAERAVAYFKDQIEPQLLSGKNVMIAAHGNSLRSIIMYLDKLTSQEVISLELSTGIPMLYIFKEGKFLRRGSPIGPSEAGVYAYTRRLAQYRQKLDEMLH, from the exons ATGGCCAGTGCTGTGTTTCACCAAGCATTAGGCACTCTCCAATCCAATCAACAACTCCACAACTCCGGACTTCGTCAGGAGTTTGGGATTGCTTCGGTGAAATCAGTTTCGAAATGTTTGAACAATGATTTTAGATTGTCAACATCAAGAACGGAGAAGAAGAGGAATATTCGCCTTGTCCGAGCCTCAAGCTCTCAAACTTCAGTGGTTGATCCGGTTTCTTCATCCCCCTCAAACGGCAGCACCAAtgaattgaaaaagaaaa GCGAGGCAGCTTTGATATTAGTTAGGCACGGGGAGTCGTTATGGAACGAAAAGAACCTGTTCACAGGTTGTGTGGATGTGCCATTGACGAAGAAGGGAGTAGAAGAGGCTATTGAAGCCGGTAAGAGAATCAGCAATATACCTGTCGACATGATATATACTTCGTCCTTGATTCGTGCACAGATGACTGCTATGCTTGCAATGACCCAGCACCGCCGTAAAAAG GTGCCAATTGTTTTACACAGTGAGAATGAACAAGCGACGAAATGGAGTCAAATTTATAGTGAAGAAACGCAAAAGCAGTCGATTCCCGTGGTAACAGCTTGGCAATTAAATGAAAGAAT GTACGGAGAATTACAAGGTCTTAATAAACAGGAAACGGCAGATAGATTCGGGAAAGAAAAAGTTCACGAGTGGCGGAGAAGTTACGACATTCCTCCACCGAACGGTGAGAGTTTGGAAATGTGTGCTGAAAGAGCTGTTGCTTATTTTAAAGATCAG ATTGAACCTCAGCTTCTCTCCGGGAAGAATGTAATGATTGCTGCCCACGGGAATTCTTTAAGGTCCATTATCATGTATCTTGACAAATTAACTTCCCAGGAG GTTATAAGTTTAGAGCTTTCAACCGGAATTCCTATGCTTTACATATTTAAAGAGGGGAAGTTCCTCAGGAGGGGAAGCCCTATAGGACCGTCCGAGGCAGGGGTCTACGCATATACTAGG AGGTTAGCTCAATACAGGCAGAAATTAGATGAGATGTTGCATTAA
- the LOC136235869 gene encoding protein DOWNSTREAM OF FLC-like: MARLMLLFALFALPAIVSAARPARNPFEVEGRVFCDTCQAGFETPKTTYIAGAKVRVECKDRKTMELVYSKEATTDSTGTYKMYINEDHQDQLCDAMVVSSPQLSCKNPSSGRDRARVILTNYNGIASNKRFANAMGFEAEEAMSGCTELLRQYQEYED; encoded by the exons ATGGCTAGATTGATGTTACTCTTCGCTCTCTTTGCTCTTCCGGCCATCGTCTCCGCTGCTCGCCCCGCCAGAAATCCCTTTGAAGTTGAAGGCCGCGTCTTCTGTGATACTTGCCAAGCTGGTTTTGAAACCCCCAAAACTACCTACATCGCCG GCGCCAAAGTGAGAGTGGAATGCAAGGACAGGAAGACAATGGAACTTGTATACAGCAAGGAAGCAACAACCGACTCTACAGGAACATACAAGATGTACATTAATGAAGATCATCAAGATCAGCTTTGTGATGCTATGGTAGTGAGCAGCCCCCAGTTGAGCTGCAAGAATCCGTCTTCTGGCCGTGACCGTGCTCGTGTGATATTGACTAATTACAATGGCATTGCATCCAACAAACGTTTTGCCAATGCAATGGGTTTCGAGGCAGAAGAAGCCATGTCTGGCTGCACTGAGCTTCTCAGGCAATACCAGGAATACGAAGACTAG